In a genomic window of Telopea speciosissima isolate NSW1024214 ecotype Mountain lineage chromosome 5, Tspe_v1, whole genome shotgun sequence:
- the LOC122661476 gene encoding LOW QUALITY PROTEIN: putative S-adenosyl-L-methionine-dependent methyltransferase Mflv_5023 (The sequence of the model RefSeq protein was modified relative to this genomic sequence to represent the inferred CDS: inserted 1 base in 1 codon) — translation MSRKENGQPQEDLARPELQLSDLLLSDTVRELHETINNEWDSLQRTACQTAAGRALWKHVTHDPLAEVLAGETYLKNLHEKMTRDRLNSAREVSGVILAVRTLWFDAKLEAALNSFTGGDAQVVLLGAGMVARAYRLNCFKGINIFEVDFPELLHMKATLLQEALGSTNEHEQLKMIAKSLTRVAADIREDDWSEKLQRSGFIPENNTVWILEGILYYLSHPQALQVLKTIAENCTLIHTVLLADFMNKSSTTLSQSXFHFYSDWPEHLLPSLGFSDVKVSQIGDPDANFGLTHDPLNLFNKIRNLPRSVQTHPEDGTPCNRLYLVQATGSPSHSIP, via the exons ATGTCCAGGAAAGAGAATGGACAACCACAGGAGGACTTGGCACGCCCTGAGCTGCAGCTCTCAGACTTGCTGTTATCAGATACAGTTAGAGAACTCCATGAAACCATCAACAATGAATGGGACTCCCTCCAACGCACTGCATGCCAGACGGCAGCAGGAAGAGCCTTGTGGAAGCATGTGACCCATGACCCACTTGCAGAGGTACTTGCTGGAGAGACTTACCTGAAAAACCTCCATGAGAAGATGACAAGAGATCGACTCAACAGTGCCCGTGAAGTTTCTGGAGTCATTCTTGCTGTCCGAACCCTTTGGTTTGATGCAAAGCTTGAAGCAGCTCTCAACTCTTTTACTGGTGGAGATGCCCAGGTTGTTCTACTGGGTGCAG GCATGGTTGCTAGGGCATACCGTTTGAACTGCTTCAAAGGAATCAACATTTTTGAGGTTGATTTCCCTGAGCTGCTGCACATGAAAGCCACTCTTCTACAAGAAGCCTTGGGATCCACCAATGAACATGAACAACTGAAGATGATAGCTAAATCTCTAACCAGAGTAGCTGCTGATATCAGAGAAGATGACTGGTCTGAAAAGCTTCAAAGATCTGGTTTCATTCCTGAGAACAATACAGTATGGATTCTAGAAGGGATCCTTTATTACCTCTCCCACCCCCAAGCATTGCAGGTACTGAAAACCATAGCAGAGAACTGCACTTTGATTCACACAGTCCTCCTTGCTGACTTCATGAACAAATCCTCCACCACACTCTCCCAAT ACTTCCACTTCTATAGTGACTGGCCTGAACATCTTTTGCCATCTCTTGGATTTTCTGATGTGAAGGTTTCACAGATTGGAGACCCAGATGCCAATTTTGGCCTCACGCATGACCCCTTAAATCTATTCAACAAGATCCGCAACCTGCCCAGGTCAGTCCAAACCCACCCAGAGGATGGAACACCATGTAACCGCCTCTACTTGGTGCAGGCCACAGGCTCACCCAGCCATAGCATTCCATAG
- the LOC122661475 gene encoding DUF21 domain-containing protein At1g47330-like isoform X2, translating to MAEVVKCCDSKFALYLLVIVGLVCFAGLMAGLTLGLMSLGLVDLEVLSKSGRPKDRIYAEKIFPVVKRQHLLLCTLLIGNSLAMEALPIFMDALVPPWAAIVISVTLILMFGEILPQAICTRYGMAVGAKLAPFVRVLLLLFFPVAYPISKFLDWMLGEGHAVLLRRAELKTFVDFHGNEAGKGGDLTHDETTIIAGALELTEKTAKDAMTPISKAFLLDVDDTLDLETLNMIMTKGHSRVPIYTGNPSNIIGVILVKNLLTVDPKDAVPLRKMLIRRIPRRVTAT from the exons ATGGCAGAGGTTGTAAAGTGTTGCGATTCGAAGTTCGCTCTGTACTTGTTAGTGATAGTAGGGTTGGTGTGCTTCGCTGGTCTGATGGCGGGACTCACCCTTGGTCTCATGTCTCTTGGCCTTGTCGACCTCGAAGTCCTCAGCAAGTCTGGCCGTCCTAAGGACCGCATCTA TGCAGAAAAAATATTTCCGGTGGTTAAGAGACAACATCTCTTGCTATGTACGCTGTTGATTGGGAACTCCTTGGCAATGGAG GCTCTTCCTATTTTCATGGATGCGCTTGTACCTCCTTGGGCAGCAATAGTGATATCTGTGACTTTGATCCTCATGTTTGGAGAG ATACTGCCACAGGCAATCTGTACGCGTTATGGCATGGCGGTGGGAGCAAAGTTGGCCCCCTTTGTCCGTGTCCTTCTTTTGCTGTTCTTCCCTGTTGCTTACCCAATTAGTAAG TTTCTGGATTGGATGTTGGGTGAGGGCCATGCTGTCCTTTTACGAAGAGCAGAGCTTAAGACATTTGTGGACTTTCATGGGAATGAG GCTGGAAAAGGTGGAGACCTAACACATGATGAGACTACCATCATTGCCGGTGCTCTTGAATTGACAGAAAAGACTGCAAAAGATGCTATGACTCCCATTTCTAAAGCGTTCTTGCTGGATGTGGATGATACCCTTGATTT GGAGACATTGAATATGATAATGACAAAGGGTCATAGTCGAGTCCCTATATACACGGGGAATCCAAGTAATATAATTGGAGTAATTCtg GTAAAAAATTTGTTGACAGTTGATCCAAAAGATGCAGTTCCTTTGAGGAAAATGCTCATAAGAAGAATTCCAAG AAGGGTCACAGCCACATAG
- the LOC122661475 gene encoding DUF21 domain-containing protein At1g47330-like isoform X3, translating to MAEVVKCCDSKFALYLLVIVGLVCFAGLMAGLTLGLMSLGLVDLEVLSKSGRPKDRIYAKKIFPVVKRQHLLLCTLLIGNSLAMEALPIFMDALVPPWAAIVISVTLILMFGEILPQAICTRYGMAVGAKLAPFVRVLLLLFFPVAYPISKFLDWMLGEGHAVLLRRAELKTFVDFHGNEAGKGGDLTHDETTIIAGALELTEKTAKDAMTPISKAFLLDVDDTLDLETLNMIMTKGHSRVPIYTGNPSNIIGVILVKNLLTVDPKDAVPLRKMLIRRIPR from the exons ATGGCAGAGGTTGTAAAGTGTTGCGATTCGAAGTTCGCTCTGTACTTGTTAGTGATAGTAGGGTTGGTGTGCTTCGCTGGTCTGATGGCGGGACTCACCCTTGGTCTCATGTCTCTTGGCCTTGTCGACCTCGAAGTCCTCAGCAAGTCTGGCCGTCCTAAGGACCGCATCTACGCAA AAAAAATATTTCCGGTGGTTAAGAGACAACATCTCTTGCTATGTACGCTGTTGATTGGGAACTCCTTGGCAATGGAG GCTCTTCCTATTTTCATGGATGCGCTTGTACCTCCTTGGGCAGCAATAGTGATATCTGTGACTTTGATCCTCATGTTTGGAGAG ATACTGCCACAGGCAATCTGTACGCGTTATGGCATGGCGGTGGGAGCAAAGTTGGCCCCCTTTGTCCGTGTCCTTCTTTTGCTGTTCTTCCCTGTTGCTTACCCAATTAGTAAG TTTCTGGATTGGATGTTGGGTGAGGGCCATGCTGTCCTTTTACGAAGAGCAGAGCTTAAGACATTTGTGGACTTTCATGGGAATGAG GCTGGAAAAGGTGGAGACCTAACACATGATGAGACTACCATCATTGCCGGTGCTCTTGAATTGACAGAAAAGACTGCAAAAGATGCTATGACTCCCATTTCTAAAGCGTTCTTGCTGGATGTGGATGATACCCTTGATTT GGAGACATTGAATATGATAATGACAAAGGGTCATAGTCGAGTCCCTATATACACGGGGAATCCAAGTAATATAATTGGAGTAATTCtg GTAAAAAATTTGTTGACAGTTGATCCAAAAGATGCAGTTCCTTTGAGGAAAATGCTCATAAGAAGAATTCCAAGGTGA